The Sphingobacterium lactis sequence CATCGCGACCTGAGACGCTCCAGAGCGGCCTCGGCCTCCATTATCCCGACCACAACAGGAGCGGCGAAAGCCATTACCAATGTGTTCAAACACCTGGAGGGAAAGTTGGGTGGCGCCGGAATCCGTGTACCGGTATTGAATGGATCCCTAACGGATTTCACCTGTAATCTTTCCAAGGAAACCACGGTGGAGGAAATCAACGCCAAATTCCGCGAAGCGGCATCCGGCGACTTGAAAGATGTCCTCTATTATACCGAAGACCCTATTGTTTCCGTCGATATCATCAACAATCCCTTCTCCTGCGTCTTTGATTCCCAATTGACCAGTATCGTGGGCGGGTTGGTGAAAGTCGTTGGCTGGTATGACAATGAATTCGGTTACTCCAACCGCTTGGTGGATATCCTAGAAAAACTGGCTTCGCGTCATGATTAGGTTCATTAAAACAGAGGAAACATTACCCTTACGCAGCGAGGTGCTGCAGCAGGGGAAAGCACCGGCCCTTTGCGAAAATCCGGAGGATAGCAAACCGGACAGCTTCCATTTGGGCTATTTTGACGAGACAGGAGCGCTCGTTTCCGTACTGACCATCCATCAGACCAATCATCCGAAATTACCGCATACAGGCTACCGATTGCGGGGAATGGCAACAGCACCAGACGCCCGAAACAAAGGTTTCGGCAAGGAACTGCTGCTCGCAGCCATCGAACATATCAAAACACAATTGCATGGGGATTACCTTTGGTGCATCGCCCGCGAGGTGGCCTATCCGTTCTACGACAAGCTGGGTTTCGAATCCATGTCTGATGAATTCACGTACAAAGACCCGGGCATGCACAAGGAGATGTACCTGCCATTTTATTAAATTCAGTCCTACTTTACAACTCCCCCCCTACGCCCAATCCGAACAGCGCAAAGTCGTATTTGATCGGATCCTGCGGATCGAATAACCTCAGGTTTTCGGTGAGCTCCAGTGCGGTCTTCCAATTCACTTTTTCGGATTGAATAAGGCCAAACTTTCTCGCCACCCTTTCCACGTGCACATCACACGGACAGATTAATTGACTGGGCTGAATGGTATGCCAAATACCGAAATCCACACCTTTCGTATCCTTCCGTACCATCCAGCGCAAGAACATATTCAAGCGTTTGCAGGTCGATTTCTGCAGGGGTGAACTCACGTGCTTTCGGGTTCTGTACGGGTAATCGGGTAAGGAAAAGAAATGGTCCTTAAAGCCATTCAACGCCTCCTCAATGGTAAAGGATTGCGGATTGGGCACCTGTAAAAAGGCTTGCTCTAGACTGTCATGTGCACGGTAATGGTACTGAAAGAAGGAAATGAAATAGAGCAGGTCTGTATCGTTGAATGTCCGGTGCTTAAACCCCAGTAAGCTTCTCAGATCTTCTTCTTGGTGATTTCGTATGAAATCATACGGAGCTCCGTCCATTCGGGCGATCAATTCATTGCACTTATTGATGATGGTCTTGCGCTGTCCCCAAGCCAGGATGCTGGCAATGAAACCCATGATCTCCACATCCTGTTTCTTGCTGAACTGGTGGGGTATGCTGATTGGGTCATGTGGGATGAAGTCCGGTCGGTTAAATTCCTCGACTTTCTTATCCAGGAAATCCTTAAGCGATAAATCCATAGGTGCTAAAATAAGAAAAGCAACCGAAGTTGCTTTTAAAGTTTTTATGCGTTGATCTCTTTCCAGATGAGGTCCTTGAGTCCTTGGATCCCTTTTCCCGTTACAGAAGAGATAAAAATATGCGGTATTCCT is a genomic window containing:
- a CDS encoding GNAT family N-acetyltransferase, translated to MIRFIKTEETLPLRSEVLQQGKAPALCENPEDSKPDSFHLGYFDETGALVSVLTIHQTNHPKLPHTGYRLRGMATAPDARNKGFGKELLLAAIEHIKTQLHGDYLWCIAREVAYPFYDKLGFESMSDEFTYKDPGMHKEMYLPFY
- a CDS encoding TIGR02757 family protein → MDLSLKDFLDKKVEEFNRPDFIPHDPISIPHQFSKKQDVEIMGFIASILAWGQRKTIINKCNELIARMDGAPYDFIRNHQEEDLRSLLGFKHRTFNDTDLLYFISFFQYHYRAHDSLEQAFLQVPNPQSFTIEEALNGFKDHFFSLPDYPYRTRKHVSSPLQKSTCKRLNMFLRWMVRKDTKGVDFGIWHTIQPSQLICPCDVHVERVARKFGLIQSEKVNWKTALELTENLRLFDPQDPIKYDFALFGLGVGGEL